Proteins from one Vespa crabro chromosome 11, iyVesCrab1.2, whole genome shotgun sequence genomic window:
- the LOC124428217 gene encoding suppressor of hairless protein, whose product MPHQFGLPTMAHGMQSPPSPTSVMSVYPRYGSGMYRSDHQDQRLTREAMERYLRDRSDMVIVILHAKVAQKSYGNEKRFFCPPPCIYLFGDGWRMRQEQMLREGESEQSAQLCAFIGIGNSDQDMQQLDLNNGKQYCAAKTLYISDSDKRKHFMLSVKMFYGSGHDIGVFHSKRIKVISKPSKKKQSLKNADLCIASGTRVALFNRLRSQTVSTRYLHVENGNFHASSTQWGAFTIHLLDDNESESEEFQVRDGYVHYGSTVKLVCSVTGMALPRLVIRKVDKQMASLEADDPVSQLHKCAFYMKDTDHMYLCLSQERIIQFQATPCPKEANKEMINDGACWTIISTDKAEYQFFEGMGPVRSPVTPVPLVHSLHLNGGGDVAMLELTGDNFTPNLQVWFGDVEAETMYRCQESMLCVVPDISLFRGEWLWVRQPTQVPVSLVRNDGIIYATGLTFTYTPEPGPRPHCPPADEIMRAPRAMHNQASMSSAIADVPWNTHQPPQSGL is encoded by the coding sequence atgccACACCAATTTGGATTGCCCACAATGGCTCATGGCATGCAGTCTCCTCCATCACCGACTTCAGTCATGTCGGTGTATCCTCGCTATGGCTCAGGCATGTATAGATCTGATCATCAAGACCAGAGACTTACTCGTGAAGCAATGGAACGTTACCTACGTGATCGAAGTGACATGGTGATTGTAATTCTGCATGCTAAGGTAGCACAAAAATCATATGGTAATGAAAAGCGATTTTTCTGTCCTCCACcgtgcatttatttatttggtgATGGTTGGAGAATGCGACAAGAACAGATGCTTCGTGAAGGTGAAAGTGAACAATCAGCTCAACTTTGTGCTTTCATTGGAATTGGCAATTCTGATCAAGATATGCAACAACTTGATCTCAATAATGGAAAACAATATTGTGCAgcaaaaacattatatatttcagaTTCTGACAAAAGAAAGCATTTTATGCTCTctgtaaaaatgttttatggAAGTGGACATGATATTGGTGTATTTCAcagtaaaagaataaaagtaatttccAAACCTTCCAAGAAAAAACAATCTTTAAAAAATGCAGATTTATGTATTGCAAGTGGTACAAGAGTAGCACTTTTTAATCGCTTAAGATCACAGACTGTAAGCACACGTTATCTCCATGTAGAAAATGGTAACTTTCATGCAAGTTCCACACAGTGGGGTGCATTTACCATTCACTTATTAGATGATAATGAAAGTGAGTCTGAAGAATTTCAAGTGCGCGATGGATATGTTCATTATGGTAGTACAGTGAAGTTAGTATGTTCAGTCACAGGAATGGCATTACCACGGTTAGTAATTCGCAAGGTTGATAAGCAAATGGCCAGTCTTGAAGCAGATGATCCGGTATCACAGCTTCATAAATGCGCCTTCTATATGAAAGATACGGATCACATgtatctttgtctttctcaaGAACGTATTATACAATTCCAAGCAACGCCATGTCCTAAAGAagcaaataaagaaatgataaatgatGGTGCTTGCTGGACGATAATTAGTACAGATAAAGCAGAATATCAGTTTTTCGAAGGCATGGGACCAGTAAGATCGCCTGTAACACCTGTACCACTTGTCCATAGTCTTCACTTAAATGGTGGTGGAGATGTTGCCATGCTCGAATTAACTGGTGACAATTTTACTCCTAATCTTCAAGTATGGTTTGGAGATGTTGAGGCAGAGACAATGTATAGATGTCAAGAAAGTATGTTATGTGTTGTACCTGATATATCACTCTTTAGAGGAGAATGGTTGTGGGTACGGCAGCCAACACAAGTTCCAGTTTCTTTAGTGCGAAATGATGGAATTATTTATGCAACTGGTTTAACATTTACTTATACTCCTGAACCTGGTCCACGTCCACATTGTCCACCTGCAGATGAAATAATGAGAGCTCCACGTGCCATGCACAATCAAGCTAGTATGTCATCAGCAATAGCTGATGTACCATGGAATACACATCAACCTCCGCAATCAGGCCTCTGA
- the LOC124428215 gene encoding myosin-VIIa has product MVIVTRGDYIWIEPISGREFDVAIGARVISAEGRRIQVKDDDNKEQWLTPERRIKAMHATSVQGVEDMISLGDLHEAGILRNLLIRYNENLIYTYTGSILVAVNPYQILPIYTAEQIKLYKDRKIGELPPHIFAIGDNSYAHMNRYGQDQCIVISGESGAGKTESTKLILQYLAAISGKHSWIEQQILEANPILEAFGNAKTVRNDNSSRFGKYIDIHFNEHGIIEGAKIEQYLLEKSRIVSQSLDERNYHVFYCMLAGLSKEEKQKLELDDASSYRYLTGGGSITCEGRDDAAEFADIRSAMKVLLFTDSEIWEVLKLLAALLHMGNIKYRATVVDNLDATEIPEQTNVQRVAHLLGVPVQSLIDALTRKTIFAHGETVVSTLSREQSVDIRDAFVKGIYGRLFIHIVKKINEAIYRPKNTSRSAIGVLDIFGFENFNHNSFEQFCINYANENLQQFFVQHIFKLEQEEYNHEGINWQHIEFVDNQDALDLIAIKQLNIMALIDEESKFPKGTDQTMLAKIHKTHGTHRNYLKPKSDINTSFGLNHFAGVVFYDTRSFLEKNRDTFSADLLQLIHISSNKFLQTCFIEDIGMGSETRKRAPTLSTQFKKSLDSLMKTLCSCQPFFIRCIKPNEYKKPMMFDRGLCCRQLRYSGMMETIRIRRAGYPIRHSFHEFVERYRFLIPGVPPAHKVDCRAATSKICHVVLGRSDYQLGHTKVFLKDAHDLFLEQERDRVLTRKILILQRNIRGWVYRRRFMRMRTAAMIIQKYWRGYAQRQRYKRMKSGYMRLQALIRSRVLSHRFRHLRGHIVALQARARGHLVRKMFRKKLWAIVKIQAHVRRLIAERRYKKIKYEYRLHIEALRLRKKEERELKDQGNKRAKEIAEQNYRERMQELERKEIEMELEDRRRMEIKKNLINDAAKKQDEPVDDSKLVEAMFDFLPDSSSEAPTPARETSVFNDLPAPKADQQEIISPVQTASEDEEDLSEFKFQKFAATYFQGNITHQYSRKPLKHPLLSLHTQGDQLAAQALWITILRFTGDLPEPRFHTMDRDTTSVMSKVTATLGRNFIRSKEFQEAQMMGMDPESFLKQKPRSIRHKLVSLTLKRKNKLGEDVRRRLQEDEYTADSYQSWLEARPTSNLEKLHFIIGHGILRAELRDEIYCQICKQLTNNLSKSSHARGWILLSLCVGCFAPSEKFVNYLRAFIREGPPGYAPYCEDRLKRTFNNGTRNQPPSWLELQATKSKKPIMLPITFMDGNTKTLLADSATTARELCNQLSDKISLRDQFGFSLYIALFDKVSSLGSGGDHVMDAISQCEQYAKEQGAQERNAPWRLFFRKEIFAPWHEPTEDQVATNLIYQQVVRGVKFGEYRCDKEEDLAMIAAQQYYIEYHTDMNIDRLYTLLPNYIPDYCLAGVDKAIDRWGHLVLQAYKKSYYLKEKVPVLRVKEDIVGYAKFKWPLLFSRFYEAYRNSGPNLPKNDVIIAVNWTGVYVVDDQEQVLLELSFPEITTVSSQKTNKMFTQTFSLSTVRGEEFTFQSPNAEDIRDLVVYFLEGLKKRSKHVIAVQDYKAPGEGSSFLNFQKGDLIILEDDNTGENVLSSAWCVGTCERTGEKGDFPVETVYVLPSLTKPPNDILALFSVESTENGRRLYPQQINGVESRDKPHTLMEYAIDHFRTPPKRTMSKALTLTTARRGHTDELWHHSREPIKQPLLKKLISKEELAEEACFAFNAVLKYMGDLPTKRSRIGNEYTDVIFDGPLKNEILRDEIYCQIMKQLTDNCNRLSEERGWELMWLATGLFTCSQSLLKELTLFLRTRRHPISQDSLQRLQKTLRNGQRKYAPHQVEVEAIQHKTTQIFHKVYFPDDTDEAFEVDSSTRAKDFCQNIAQRLNLRSAEGFSLFVKIADKVISVPEGDFFFDFVRHLTDWIKKARPSRDGISPQFTYQVFFMKKLWTNTVPGKDRNADLIFHFHQELPKLLRGYHKCTKEEASRLAALVYRVRFGESKQELQAIPQMLRELIPSDLVKIQNSNDWKRSIIAAYNQDAGMSPEDAKITFLKIVYRWPTFGSAFFEVKQSTEPNYPELLLIAINKHGVSVIHPQTKDILITHPFTRISNWSSGNTYFHMTIGNLVRGSKLLCETSLGYKMDDLLTSYISLMLTNMNKQRTIRIK; this is encoded by the exons ggGGATTATATATGGATCGAACCAATATCTGGAAGAGAATTTGACGTTGCGATCGGAGCACGTGTAATTTCGGCAGAAGGTAGACGAATCCAGGTTAAGGACGACGATAACAAG GAACAATGGCTGACTCCGGAAAGACGAATAAAGGCCATGCACGCTACGTCTGTGCAAGGTGTCGAAGATATGATCAGTTTAGGAGACCTCCATGAAGCCGGCATTTTGAGAAATTTACTAATTCGTTATAATGAGAATCTCATTTAT ACTTACACAGGCTCTATATTGGTCGCCGTTAATCCGTACCAGATACTGCCTATTTACACCGCGGAACAAATAAAGCTGTACAAGGATCGTAAAATTGGAGAACTTCCACCTCACATATTTGCTATCGGTGATAACAGTTATGCACACATGAACAGATACGGTCAAGATCAATGTATAGTAATTAG TGGCGAAAGCGGGGCGGGCAAGACCGAGAgtacgaaattaattttacaatatttagcGGCGATCAGTGGTAAGCACTCTTGGATAGAGCAACAAATTTTAGAAGCAAATCCAATATTAGAAG CCTTCGGTAATGCTAAAACTGTGAGAAACGATAACTCCTCTCGTTTTGGTAAATACATAGACATCCATTTTAATGAGCATGGTATAATAGAAGGCGCTAAAATTGAACAATACCTTTTGGAAAAATCTCGCATCGTGTCTCAAAGCTTAGACGAAAGGAATTATCATGTTTTTTATTGTATGTTGGCTGGATtatcgaaggaagaaaagcaaaagttAGAACTTGATGATGCCTCATCGTACAGGTATCTAACGGGA gGAGGCAGTATAACGTGCGAGGGTAGAGATGATGCTGCTGAATTTGCTGATATAAGATCAGCCATGAAAGTATTGTTGTTTACTGATTCAGAAATATGGGAGGTTTTAAAGCTCCTCGCAGCTTTGTTACATAtgggaaatataaaatacagagCTACCGTCGTAG ATAATTTGGACGCAACAGAAATACCAGAACAGACAAACGTTCAGAGAGTAGCTCATTTGTTGGGTGTTCCAGTACAATCTTTGATAGATGCTCTTACACGAAAAACAATATTTGCTCACGGCGAGACTGTA GTTTCTACGTTATCAAGGGAACAATCAGTTGATATAAGAGATGCTTTTGTTAAAGGAATATATGGtcgattatttatacatatcgttaaaaaaattaacgaagcTATCTATAGACCGAAGAATACTTCACGTAGTGCCATCGGTGTGCTTGATATATTTggctttgaaaattttaatcacaatAGCTTTGAGCAATTTTGCATTAATTATGCGAATGAAAATCTACAGCAATTCTTTGTACAACATATCTTTAAGTTGGAACAGGAGGAATATAATCATGAAGGTATTAATTGGCAACATATAGAATTCGTCGACAATCAAGATGCTCTAGATTTAATAGCTATTAAACAACTAAATATAATGGCACTTATTGATGAAGAATCAAAGTTTCCAAAA GGTACAGATCAAACGATGTTAGCAAAGATTCATAAGACTCATGGAACGCACAGAAATTACTTAAAACCAAAATCGGATATCAATACCTCATTTGGATTGAATCATTTCGCAGGTGTCGTTTTCTATGACACTAGAAGTTTTCTCGAAAAGAATAGGGATACATTTAGCGCTGATTTATTACAACTCATTCATATATCTTCAAATAAGTTTTTGCAAACGTGTTTCATCGAGGACATTGGCATGGGTTCCGAAACCAGAAAAAGAGCGCCGACTTTGTCAACTCAATTCAAAAAATCATTAGATTCACTTATGAAGACGTTATGTAGCTGTCAGCCTTTCTTTATAAGATGTATTAAAcctaatgaatataaaaaaccTATG ATGTTTGATAGAGGATTATGTTGTCGACAATTAAGATACTCTGGAATGATGGAAACAATTAGAATACGCAGAGCAGGATATCCAATTAGGCATTCCTTTCATGAGTTCGTTGAAAGATATAGATTCCTTATACCTGGTGTACCTCCTGCGCATAAA GTCGATTGTCGAGCTGCTACTTCAAAAATTTGCCATGTAGTTCTAGGAAGATCAGATTATCAATTAGGACACACTAAAGTATTCTTGAAGGATGCACATGATTTATTTTTGGAGCAAGAACGCGATCGTGTTTTGACGcgaaaaattttgatattacaaCGCAATATACGTGGATGGGTTTACAGAAGAAGATTTATGCGTATGCGAACGGCAGCAATGATAATACAAAAGTATTGGAGAGGCTACGCTCAACGACAGCGTTACAAACGTATGAAGAGTGGTTATATGAGATTACAAGCTCTCATAAGATCACGAGTGCTGTCTCATAGATTCAGACACTTGCGAGGACATATAGTAGCTCTTCAGGCACGAGCTAGAGGTCATTTGGTACGCAAAatgtttcgaaaaaaattatgggCCATTGTTAAAATTCAAGCTCATGTGAGAAGATTGATAGCAGAAAGAAGATATAAGAAGATTAAATATGAATACAGATTACATATTGAAGCGTTAAGGTTACGGAAGAAAGAGGAACGTGAACTAAAAGatcaaggaaataaaagagctAAAGAAATTGCTGAACAAAATTATAGG GAACGAATGCAAGaattggaaagaaaagaaatagaaatggaaCTTGAAGATAGGCGTAGGATGgaaatcaagaaaaatttgattaatgaTGCAGCTAAGAAGCAAGATGAACCAGTTGATGATAGCAAATTAGTCGAAGCGATGTTTGATTTCTTACCTGATTCTAGTAGCGAAGCACCAACACCAGCCAGGGAAACATCTGTTTTTAAT GATCTTCCAGCTCCTAAAGCTGATCAGCAAGAAATTATTAGTCCGGTTCAAACTGCTTCAGAAGATGAGGAAGACTTATCCGAATTTAAGTTTCAAAAATTTGCAGCTACTTACTTCCAGGGTAATATTACACATCAGTACTCTAGGAAACCATTGAAACatccgttattatctctacATACACAAGGAGACCAACTG GCTGCTCAAGCTTTATGGATTACTATACTTCGTTTTACCGGTGATCTTCCGGAACCACGTTTTCATACAATGGACAGAGACACAACATCTGTTATGTCTAAAGTAACCGCTACTCTTGGACGTAATTTCATTAGAAGTAAAGAATTCCAGGAAGCACAAATGATGGGCATGGATCCA GAATCCTTCTTAAAGCAGAAACCACGATCTATCAGGCATAAATTAGTATCATTGAccttaaaaaggaagaataaattaGGAGAGGATGTTAGAAGGAGACTACAAGAAGATGAATATACAGCAGATAGCTATCAATCTTGGTTGGAAGCAAGACCAACTTCAAATCTAGAGAAACTACATTTTATCATTGGTCATGGAATACTCAGAGCAGAATTAAGAGATGAAATTTATTGTCAGATTTGCAAACAATTAACCAATAATCTTTCAAAATCATCGCACGCTCGTGGCTGGATTTTACTGTCCCTTTGTGTTGGTTGTTTTGCTCCAtctgaaaaatttgtaaactATCTTCGTGCATTTATAAGAGAAGGGCCACCAGGCTATGCTCCGTACTGTGAAGATCGCCTCAAAAGAACATTCAATAATGGTACTCGGAATCAGCCTCCAAGTTGGTTAGAACTTCAGGCAACAAAATCCAAAAAACCAATTATGCTTCCTATTACATTCATGGATGGAAATACCAAAACTCTTCTTGCCGACTCAGCAACTACTGCTAGGGAATTGTGCAATCAATTATcagataaaatttcattaaggGATCAATTTggattctctctttatatcgcATTATTCGATAAAGTTTCATCATTGGGTAGCGGTGGTGATCATGTTATGGATGCTATTTCTCAGTGCGAACAGTATGCTAAGGAACAGGGCGCACAGGAACGAAATGCGCCATGGAGATTGTTTTTCCGGAAAGAAATCTTTGCACCATGGCATGAACCAACAGAAGATCAAGTAGCAACAAATCTGATATATCAGCAAGTAGTTAGAGGTGTGAAATTCGGAGAATATCGCTGcgacaaagaagaagatttGGCAATGATTGCAGCTCAACAATACTATATAGAGTATCATACAGATATGAATATAGACAGATTATATACCTTACTACCTAATTATATACCAGATTATTGTTTAGCTGGTGTCGATAAGGCCATTGATAGATGGGGACATCTTGTTCTACAAGCATATAAAAAG agttactatttaaaagaaaaggtacCTGTTTTACGTGTTAAAGAGGATATAGTAGGCTATGCAAAATTTAAGTggcctttacttttttctcgctTCTATGAAGCTTATAGAAATTCTGGTCCAAATTTGCCTAAGAACGACGTTATTATAGCTGTCAATTGGACTGGAGTTTACGTTGTTGATGATCAGGAACAAGTGCTTTTGGAATTGTCCTTCCCTGAAATTACCACCGTGTCTAGTCAAAA AACGAACAAGATGTTTACACAGACATTCAGTTTGTCGACGGTGCGAGGAGAAGAGTTTACATTCCAGAGCCCTAACGCAGAAGATATTCGTGATTTGGTTGTATACTTTTTAGAAGGTTTAAAAAAACGTAGTAAACATGTTATAGCAGTGCAAGATTATAAAGCACCTGGTGAAGGATCGTCTTTCTTAAATTTCCAAAAAGGAGATCTTATTATCTTGGAAGATGATAATACTGGCGAAAATGTTCTTAGCTCTGCTTGGTGTGTTGGAACTTGTGAAAGGACTGGTGAAAAAGGTGATTTTCCTGTAGAGACAGTTTATGTTCTACCATCTCTTACAAAGCCCCCAAATGATATATtg GCATTATTCAGCGTAGAAAGTACTGAAAATGGCCGTAGGTTATATCCTCAACAAATAAATGGAGTTGAATCTCGAGACAAACCTCATACTCTTATGGAATATGCCATTGATCATTTTCG AACTCCGCCAAAGAGGACAATGTCGAAGGCTTTAACTCTAACAACAGCGAGAAGAGGTCATACAGATGAATTATGGCATCACTCGAGAGAACCAATAAAGCAACcacttttgaaaaaattaatatctaaggAAGAACTTGCGGAAGAAGCATGTTTTGCCTTCAATGCTGTTTTGAAATATATGGGTGATTTACCAACGAAAAGATCTCGAATTGGCAACGAATACACCGATGTTATTTTTGACGGTCCtttaaagaatgaaattttaagAGACGAGATTTATTGTCAAATAATGAAGCAATTAACGGATAACTGTAATAGATTGAGCGAAGAACGAGGATGGGAGTTAATGTGGCTTGCTACTGGACTTTTTACTTGTAGTCAAAGTCTTCTTAAA gaattaacattatttttacgCACGAGGCGACATCCCATATCTCAAGATTCGTTACAAAGACTTCAAAAGACTTTACGTAATGGTCAACGAAAATATGCTCCACAtcaagtagaagtagaagctATTCAACATAAAACAAcacaaatatttcataaagtcTACTTCCCAGATGATACTGATGAA gCGTTTGAGGTTGATTCATCTACAAGAGCAAAGGATTTTTGTCAGAATATTGCACAAAGACTTAATTTACGTTCGGCAGAAGGTTTTagtttatttgtaaaaattgcaGATAAGGTCATTTCAGTACCGGAAGgtgatttctttttcgattttgtGCGACATCTAACAGATTGGATTAAAAAAGCTAGACCATCACGGGATG gtaTTTCTCCTCAGTTTACGTATCaagtattttttatgaaaaagttATGGACAAATACAGTTCCTGGAAAAGACAGAAATGCGGatcttatatttcattttcatcaagAACTTCCAAAGTTACTGAGAG GATACCATAAGTGTACTAAAGAAGAAGCTTCAAGATTAGCAGCATTGGTATATAGAGTACGTTTTGGAGAAAGTAAGCAAGAACTTCAAGCGATTCC GCAAATGTTGAGAGAACTTATACCAAGCGATTTAGTAAAGATACAAAATTCGAATGACTGGAAAAGATCTATAATAGCTGCGTATAATCAAGATGCTG gAATGAGCCCAGAGGAtgcaaaaataacatttttgaaaatagTTTATCGATGGCCAACATTTGGATCTGCATTCTTTGAAGTTAAGCAAAGTACAGAACCAAATTATCCAGAATTACTTTTAATTGCAATTAATAAACATGGAGTAAGCGTTATACATCCTCAAACAAAG gatatattaataacacatCCTTTTACTAGAATCTCAAATTGGTCATCTGGTAATACCTATTTTCATATGACAATAGGGAACTTGGTACGAGGTTCTAAACTTTTATGTGAAACTTCACTTGGTTATAAAATGGATGATCTGTTAACgtcatatatttcattaatgcTCACAAATATGAATAAGCAACGTacaatacgaataaaatag